A region of Massilia sp. WG5 DNA encodes the following proteins:
- the purB gene encoding adenylosuccinate lyase — MTSTASSPTLSALSPLDGRYAAKTDKLRPILSEAGFMHHRVKVEIAWLQALSQAGFAELKPFSAGAGALLDKLAAEFSELDAARIKEIEAVTNHDVKAVEYWLKEKVKDVPELVAASEFIHFACTSEDINNTSHGMMLKAARDGVMLPALNAIIAKLTEIAHVNAELPMLSRTHGQTASPTTLGKEFANVVARLQRAVKRIEGVEILGKMNGAVGNYNAHLSAYPGFDWQAFSKNVIEQRLGLSFNPYTIQIEPHDYMAELFDAISRTNTILLDLNRDIWTYVSLGYFKQKLKAGEIGSSTMPHKVNPIDFENSEGNLGLANAMLRHMADKLPVSRMQRDLTDSTVLRNIGVGFGYALLAYDSCLRGLNKLEVNPLRLEQDLDANWEVLAEPVQTVMRRFGIENPYEQLKELTRGKGITRDALQEFIGKLAIPQDAKDLLLAMTPANYTGLAAQLAKAI; from the coding sequence ATGACCTCTACTGCATCCTCTCCTACCCTGTCGGCCCTGTCCCCGCTGGACGGCCGCTATGCTGCCAAGACCGACAAGCTGCGCCCGATCCTGTCGGAAGCCGGTTTCATGCACCACCGCGTGAAGGTGGAGATCGCCTGGCTGCAGGCGCTGTCGCAGGCAGGCTTCGCCGAGCTGAAGCCATTCTCGGCCGGCGCCGGCGCCCTGCTCGACAAGCTGGCCGCCGAGTTCTCCGAGCTTGATGCCGCCCGCATCAAGGAAATCGAAGCCGTCACCAACCACGACGTCAAGGCCGTCGAATACTGGCTGAAGGAGAAGGTCAAGGACGTGCCGGAACTGGTCGCGGCCAGCGAGTTCATCCACTTCGCCTGCACCTCGGAAGACATCAACAACACCTCGCACGGCATGATGCTGAAAGCGGCGCGCGACGGCGTGATGCTGCCGGCCCTGAACGCCATCATCGCGAAGCTGACCGAAATCGCGCACGTCAACGCCGAGCTGCCGATGCTGTCGCGCACCCACGGCCAGACCGCCAGCCCGACCACCCTCGGCAAGGAATTCGCCAACGTGGTCGCGCGCCTGCAGCGCGCCGTCAAGCGCATCGAAGGCGTCGAGATCCTCGGCAAGATGAACGGCGCGGTCGGCAACTACAATGCCCACCTGTCGGCCTATCCGGGCTTCGACTGGCAGGCGTTCTCGAAGAACGTGATCGAGCAGCGCCTCGGCCTGAGCTTCAACCCCTACACCATCCAGATCGAGCCGCACGACTACATGGCCGAGCTGTTCGATGCGATTTCGCGTACCAACACCATCCTGCTGGACCTGAACCGCGACATCTGGACCTATGTCTCCCTCGGCTACTTCAAGCAGAAGCTGAAGGCCGGCGAGATCGGCTCCTCGACCATGCCGCACAAGGTCAACCCGATCGACTTCGAGAACTCGGAAGGCAACCTGGGCCTGGCCAACGCCATGCTGCGCCACATGGCGGACAAGCTGCCGGTCTCGCGCATGCAGCGCGACCTGACCGACTCCACGGTCCTGCGCAATATCGGCGTCGGCTTCGGCTACGCCCTGCTGGCCTACGACAGCTGCCTGCGCGGCCTGAACAAGCTGGAAGTGAACCCGCTGCGCCTGGAGCAGGACCTGGACGCGAACTGGGAAGTGCTGGCCGAGCCGGTGCAGACCGTGATGCGCCGCTTCGGCATCGAGAACCCGTACGAGCAGCTGAAGGAACTCACCCGCGGCAAGGGCATCACCCGCGACGCGCTGCAGGAGTTCATCGGCAAGCTGGCGATCCCGCAGGACGCGAAAGACCTGCTGCTGGCGATGACGCCGGCGAACTACACGGGCCTGGCGGCCCAGCTGGCGAAGGCGATCTGA